The following coding sequences are from one Arachis hypogaea cultivar Tifrunner chromosome 7, arahy.Tifrunner.gnm2.J5K5, whole genome shotgun sequence window:
- the LOC112701314 gene encoding uncharacterized protein gives MEAVRSSCENRPQENRAKTGEPAENRPPSEKHQPSRPPASPRSQVVSAAAVAWFPSTSSPPAPPSSSLFSFSTKKPSHRLHRRVILNTGSRPSNPVMDNVVNQEAIADNNASVNNAANSNDAANPNPPSANDSQSQGSSNLRGKTDLAWKYVALQMVNGKPQYQCLFCLQVFNGGGIHRMKKHLAKITGDVKKCPKVPYDVEKQMESLLKEIQTNKNKRKVSFSEEGGDEVEDAIDEAIAQEEQQRTSSQQVVGGDPKKKAKVIPAMFAPRTTPGAQPSIRSVLQNKEAIHEVDKRFARWMMDCKIPFNAVMSPFFQDMLDGVAGIGPGYKGPSYDKLRVHLLADLKREGQMVVDSYRSAWKETGCTLMADGWTDQRQRTLINFLVYCSKGLCFVKSIDASSIVKNAQHLCNLFSEVIEWIGPNNIVHVVTDNAANYVAAGRLINRNYDNIYWSPCAAHCLNLILKDISSMAHISNLATRASKITVFVYNHTVFLSWLRKKPHWREIVRPGPTRFATVFITLMSIFERKKDLQALVVDSIFTDHKLGRSATGRAVSATILDCKFWDDCFTVCKLVGPLIKLLRLVDGDDKPSLGYVYEGMQRAEDAIKEMFRQNKTAYQPYTDIINSRWDKHLKKHLHAAAYFLNPSFFFNENFKEEPDVMRVDAMKEIQLYRDRKESFDRPEAIRAASQLKPDEWWRLFGSSAPCLQKIAVRILSQASASSGCERNWSLFDQIHTKRRNRLEHDRLNDIVYVTYNLRLKSSLVDFWVTEEVVEKEPDLPSNVDDLLREIDADLYQSGGGSGGLYAASVDSSAEEGGNEGEDVPTEADLQQVFADFDD, from the exons ATGGAAGCGGTCCGGTCCTCATGTGAAAATCGCCCTCAGGAAAACCGGGCAAAAACCGGTGAACCGGCCGAAAACCGGCCG CCATCTGAGAAGCACCAGCCCAGTCGCCCTCCAGCGTCGCCGCGGTCTCAGGTGGTCAGCGCCGCCGCCGTCGCCTGGTTCCCCAGCACCAGTAGCCCTCCTGCCCCTCCATCGTCTTCACTCTTCAGCTTCTCAACAAAAAAGCCCTCTCATCGTCTTCATCGTCGCGTGATCCTCAACACCGGAAGCCGGCCGTCGAACCCAG TTATGGATAATGTTGTTAATCAAGAAGCAATTGCTGATAACAATGCTTCTGTGAATAATGCTGCTAATTCAAATGATGCTGCTAATCCTAATCCCCCTAGTGCTAACGATAGTCAGTCACAAGGTTCTTCTAACCTACGGGGAAAAACAGATTTAGCTTGGAAATATGTTGCTCTACAAATGGTGAATGGAAAACCACAATACCAATGTTTATTTTGTCTACAAGTTTTCAATGGAGGTGGAATTCACCGGATGAAGAAACATCTAGCAAAGATTACTGGAGACGTGAAAAAATGTCCTAAAGTTCCATATGATGTGGAGAAACAGATGGAAAGCTTGTTGAAAGAAATTCAgaccaacaaaaacaaaagaaaagttaGTTTTAGTGAAGAGGGTGGTGATGAGGTAGAGGATGCAATTGATGAAGCAATAGCCCAAGAAGAACAGCAGCGTACTTCGAGTCAGCAAGTGGTTGGAggcgatccaaagaaaaaagccaAAGTCATTCCTGCTATGTTTGCACCAAGAACGACGCCAGGAGCTCAACCAAGTATTAGGAGTGTTTTGCAAAACAAAGAGGCGATACACGAGGTTGATAAACGGTTTGCTCGGTGGATGATGGATTGTAAAATTCCATTTAATGCAGTGATGTCGCCATTTTTCCAAGATATGTTGGATGGTGTTGCTGGTATTGGACCTGGTTACAAGGGTCCTTCTTATGACAAGTTAAGGGTTCACTTGTTGGCTGATCTTAAAAGAGAAGGTCAAATGGTAGTTGATAGTTATAGGAGTGCATGGAAGGAAACTGGATGTACCCTCATGGCTGATGGTTGGACAGATCAAAGACAAAGGACGTTAATCAATTTCCTGGTGTATTGTTCTAAAGGTTTGTGCTTTGTGAAATCAATAGATGCTTCCAGTATTGTTAAAAATGCCCAACACTTGTGTAATTTGTTTTCTGAGGTTATTGAATGGATTGGCCCTAATAATATTGTGCATGTTGTGACTGACAATGCGGCCAATTATGTTGCTGCTGGTAGGCTTATCAATAGAAACTATGATAATATCTATTGGTCACCATGTGCTGCTCATTgccttaatcttattttaaaagatataagcAGCATGGCGCATATTTCTAACCTTGCAACACGCGCTTCAAAGATCACAGTATTTGTGTACAATCATACGGTTTTCTTATCTTGGCTAAGAAAAAAACCTCATTGGAGAGAAATTGTACGTCCTGGTCCCACCCGTTTTGCAACTGTGTTTATCACATTGATGAGCATCTTTGAACGTAAAAAGGATTTGCAAGCATTGGTTGTAGATTCAATTTTCACTGATCACAAATTAGGAAGGAGTGCTACTGGTAGAGCTGTGAGTGCTACTATCTTGGATTGCAAATTTTGGGATGATTGCTTTACTGTATGTAAACTTGTGGGCCCTCTGATTAAATTGCTGAGGCTTGTTGATGGCGATGACAAACCTTCTTTGGGATATGTTTATGAAGGAATGCAAAGGGCAGAAGATGCAATTAAAGAGATGTTTAGGCAAAACAAGACTGCATATCAACCGTACACAGATATTATCAACTCAAGATGGGACAAGCATTTGAAGAAACATCTTCATGCGGCAGCTTACTTCCTGAATCCTTCattcttttttaatgaaaattttaaGGAAGAACCTGATGTTATGCGAG TTGATGCAATGAAGGAAATACAGTTATATAGAGATCGGAAGGAAAGTTTTGATAGACCAGAAGCTATTCGAGCTGCATCTCAACTTAAGCCTG ATGAATGGTGGAGGTTATTTGGTAGCTCTGCTCCTTGTTTACAAAAGATAGCTGTTCGCATTCTTAGCCAAGCATCTGCTTCTTCTGGGTGTGAGAGAAATTGGAGTCTTTTTGACCAGAttcatacaaaaagaagaaatagattgGAGCATGATAGACTGAATGACATTGTTTATGTTACTTATAATTTGCGTCTTAAATCCAG TCTAGTTGACTTTTGGGTGACTGAAGAGGTTGTAGAGAAAGAGCCTGATCTTCCTAGTAATGTGGATGACTTATTGC GtgaaattgatgctgatttaTATCAAAGTGGCGGTGGTAGTGGTGGTCTTTATGCTGCATCTGTTGATTCTTCTGCTGAAGAGGGTGGGAATGAAGGTGAAGATGTTCCCACCGAAGCAGATTTGCAACAAGTTTTtgcggattttgatgattga